The stretch of DNA TGGCCGCATGTCCTTTGCGCCGGGTGGTGTTGAGGTACTAGGTCGTGCTCTCGTCATGGAGCGGCAACGTCAGGTGCAATCGCTGGCCGGTCGGTCCATCGTCGCGGATGGCGAGATCGCCGCCATGGCCGCGGGCGATCGCCAGTGCGATCAGTGCGCGCAGCCCCATGCCGTCGCCGAGCGATGCCGGCTGCGGTTGCGCGAACAGCGTCTCAAGCGGCCCGTGGCCGGCCACTGCCGGACTCAGTGCACCTTCCAGATGGATCACGCCACCGGCGCGGTCGACCGAAACGGTGGCGAGCGCATCCGGGCGGCTGCCGTCGGCCGCAGGCGACGACATCAGCCAGAACATCGTCGAGAACAGGCTGGCCAGCCTGGGCGCGTCGCCCAGCACGCGCGCATGCTCGGCACCCTCGCCGTACTCGATCTGGATCCCGCCACCACCGGCAACACTGAGCGTGCCCTCGATGATCAGCATCAGATCGACCGGGCCACGGATGTGCAGCAGGCGCCCCTGGTCGGCGCGTACCCAATCGTTGACTTCGTCGATCATCGAGACCAGGCGTCGGATCTGCCG from Lysobacter arenosi encodes:
- a CDS encoding sensor histidine kinase, with translation MSNSTPAWMGKWAHDLREPLSPIQSALYLLRHGASEGAERDDLFELIDRQIRRLVSMIDEVNDWVRADQGRLLHIRGPVDLMLIIEGTLSVAGGGGIQIEYGEGAEHARVLGDAPRLASLFSTMFWLMSSPAADGSRPDALATVSVDRAGGVIHLEGALSPAVAGHGPLETLFAQPQPASLGDGMGLRALIALAIARGHGGDLAIRDDGPTGQRLHLTLPLHDESTT